The Comamonas endophytica sequence GCTGGCTTCGTTTTTCTCGGCAAGCTGCCACCTTGCTATAGGGCAGGCCGTTCATGCTTCGACAGGCTCAGCACGAACGGGTTGAAGGCCGGCCGCGCTTAATTTAGCGCAGAGCAGACTGGGGGCGTAACCGTTCGCCCCGAGCCTGTCGAAGGGTGGACGGCCTGCCCTCGAAAAGAGCCATGAACCTCAACGCAACACCGGAAGCGCCGAGCGCAGCGTCTGCACCGCCCCGCCCCCGATCGCCGCGCCAAAGCGCTTGGCCAGCCGTTCCGCCACATTGTCGCGGCGCGTGTAGTCGATGACCTCCTCGACCTTGACGACCTCGCGCGCCACATAGTCGAGGTTGCCGAGCTTGTCGGCCAGGCCCATCTCGACGGCCTGCTGGCCGGTCCAGAACAGGCCGCTGAAGGTGTCGGCATCGATCTTCAGGCGCTCGCCGCGGCCGTTCTTCACGACGTTGATGAACTGCTGGTGGATCTGGTCCAGCATGTTCTGCGCATGCTGGCGCTGGGCTTCGGACTGCGGGCTGAAGGGATCCAGAAAGCCCTTGTTCTCGCCAGCGGTCATGAGGCGGCGCTCGACGCCGAGCTTTTCCATCGTGCCGGTGAAGCCGAAACCATCCATCAGCACGCCGATGCTGCCGACGATGCTGGCCTTGTCGACATAGATCGCGTCGGCCGCGGCGGCAATGTAGTAGGCCGCGGAGGCGCAGGTTTCCTCGACCACCGCATAGACCGGCTTGTCGTGCTTGGCCTTGAGGCGCAGGATCTCGTCATTGATGATGCCGGCCTGCACCGGGCTGCCGCCCGGGGAGTTGATCAGCAGCACCACGGCGCGCGAGCCCGAATCCTCGAAGGCGCTGCGCATGGCGGCGACGACGAACTCGGCGCTGGCTTCGGCGCCGGCGGCGATTTCGCCCTTGACGTCCACGACGGCGGTGTGCGGGCCGCTCACGGTGGTGGTCGCCACGTCGCGGCCGAACATCATCCAGCCCAGAAGCAGCAGCACCAGCAGCCAGGACATGCGGCCGAACAGGCGCCAGCGGCGCGCGGCGCGCTGCTCGCGGATGGTGGCCATGACCAGGTTCTCCAGCACCTCGCGCTCCCAGCCCGGGACCTGCGCCCGCGCGGCTGCGGCCGCGGGCGCGGGCGCGGCGCTGTCCGGCCGCTCCTCGGCCCACAGGTCGGGCGCCGCGGGAGGCAAGGGTTCGGAGCCGGGGGTTCCAGGAGGCAGAGGGGTGGTCATGTCATCACTCGACAGGTATCAGGTCATCGGAAGTATGCCAGCGCGCCGCAACCCCGGGCTTTGCGCAATGCCATTGCACCCGGAGCCGGGACCCTTTGGCGCTCAACCGTTGGCCTGCAGCCACTGGTGCAGGTCGGCCACGGTGTCCGCCACATGCAGCGGCAGCAGCTCGGCGAAGTTCAGCGACGGATGCGCGCCATAGGCCACGCCCACGCTGGCGCAGCCGGCATTGCGCGCCATCAGCAGGTCGTGCGTCGTGTCGCCGATCATCAGCACGCGCCCCGGCTCGACGCCGAATTCGGCCATCAGCTCCTGCAGCATCAGCGGATGCGGCTTGCCCGCGGTCTCATCGGCAGTGCGCGAGCCGTCGATCAGGCCCCTGAGCGGCACCCGCGCCAGCACCTCGTCCAGGCCGCGCCGGCTCTTGCCGGTGGCCACCGTGAGCAGATGGCCGCGCTCGCGCAGCGCCTCGAGCATCGGCACCACGCCCTCGAACAGGCTCAGGTCGTTCTGGTGCTGCAGGTAGTGGTAGCGGTAGCGGTTGCCCAGCTCGGGGTATTTCTCGGGCGGCACGTCGGGCGCGGCATGCGCCAGCGCCGGCATCAGCGCCATGCCGATCACATAGGAGGCGGCTTCGTGGGTCGGCACCTGGCCGCCCACGTCGCGCACCGCTTCCTGGATGCTCTTGGTAATGGCGGCCGTCGAGTCGTACAGCGTGCCGTCCCAGTCGAAGGCAATCAGGTCGAAGCGGCGGGAAGAAAGAGACATGCTAATTTCGTCGAAAGCAACAGGAAAAGGCCCGTTCAGGCCACGAAACCGGCAAGCTCCGCAGGCAGCTCCGCGCGCAGCTCCACGCGTTCGCCCGATGCCGGATGGTTGAACTGTAACCGCCAGGCATGCAGGAACATGCGCTTGAGGCCGTGCTTTTGCACGCGGCGGTTCAAATCGAAGTCGCCGTACTTGTCGTCGCCGACGATGCCATGGCCCTGCGAGGACAGGTGCACGCGGATCTGGTGCGTGCGCCCGGTCTTGATAGTGACCTCCAGCAGGCTCATCGCCGGCAGGCCCTGCAGCGGCCGCGCGGCGATCTGCGTGCGCACCCTGACCAGCGTCACCGAGCGCATGCCGTCGGGGTCGTCGGCCGTGGTCACGCGCACGCGGCGCTCGCCGTCGGGCAGCAGGTATTTGTGCAGCGGCGTGTCGATGACCTTCCTGTTGGCCGGCCAGCTGCCCTGCACCAGCGCCAGGTAGGTCTTGCCGGTCTCGCGCTCGCGGAACTGGTCCTGCAGCGCGGTCAGCGCCGAGCGCTTCTTCGCGACCAGCAGGATCCCCGAGGTTTCCCTGTCGAGCCGGTGCACGAGTTCGAGAAAGCGGGCTTCGGGACGCGCCTGGCGCAGCTGCTCGATCACGCCGAAGCTCACGCCGCTGCCGCCATGCACGGCCACGCCCGCGGGCTTGTCGATGGCCAGCAGGTGCTCGTCCTCGAGCAGCTGGGGGAATTCTCGCGCCGGCGCCGGGTGCGCTGCCTTTTCGGCGGCCTTGTCGGAGACCCGCACCGGCGGCAGGCGCACGCTGTCGCCCTCGGTCACGCGCGTGTCGGCGCTGGCGCGGCCCTTGTTGATGCGCACTTCGCCGCTGCGGATGATGCGGTAGACATGGGTTTTTGGCACCCCCTTGAGGTGGCGTATCAGGAAGTTATCCAGGCGCTGGCCGGCGGAATCGGCGTCGACGGCGATGAAGCGTGCCGCGGGAGATGTGGTGCCTTGGGCTCGGTCCACTGCCGGTTTGCCCTCTATAATGTGTTTCACCTGCGCGATACTAGTGTAAGTGGTTGATTTGCATGGAGTTTAGTCCACCAGCCATTTCCCGCTGCGCAGGCAGGTCGATGCCAGCCGGTGTCGCACACGCAAATTGCAGGCCGGATGCCTGTATTGCCTGCGCCACACCGGGCAATCTGACGAATTGAAACACTGATACGGAATCTCAAGTTGGCAGCCTCAAGCGGACCCGGCGTTCGCCCCTGCCAGCGGATCAAAGCGAGCATGTGGATTCTTTATGCATGGATGGTCTTGTTGGGACGGGGGTCTTCACCTCCGCACCGGCCCGTCCGCGCTCGGGTCCCGGCTTCTCCCGCGCTGGCGCTTTTCCCTCCCGGGATCCAGCGGCACGCGCATTCACTCGCTCCCATCCAAGCGCCCTTGCCCCCCTTGCTGACATAACCAATGACGCTCAGCATCCGCGGCATTCCCGGCCATTCCTTTTCGTTTCAAGACGTCAGTCCGGCATCATCGGCTCCGATAGAGCCCGTCTTTGATTGACAGTCACAGGCGAGCCGGTCAAGCAGCAAATGGCTGCCGACCGGCCCGCCTCCATAACGAACAAAGGAAACGCATCATGAAACGGATGCTCATCAACGCTACGCAGGCCGAAGAACGCCGCCTGGCCATCGTCGACGGCCAGAAGCTGCTGGATTACGAGATCGAGATCGAAGGCCGCGAGCAACGCAAGGGCAACATCTACAAGGCAGTGGTCACCCGGGTCGAGCCTTCGCTGGAAGCCTGCTTCGTCGACTACGGCGAAGACCGCCACGGCTTCCTGCCCTTCAAGGAAATCTCGCGCCAGTACTTCGCCGAGGGCGTGCCCCCCAGCCAGGCGCGCATCAACGACGTGATCCGCGAAGGCCAGGAAATGCTGGTCCAGGTCGAAAAGGAAGAGCGCGGCAACAAGGGCGCGGCCCTCACCACCTTCATCTCGCTGGCCGGCCGCTACGTCGTGCTGATGCCCAACAACCCGCGCGGCGGCGGCGTCTCGCGCCGCATCGAGGGCGAGGACCGGGCCGAGCTCAAGGAAGCGATGGACCAGCTCGAATACCCGAAGGGCATGAGCATCATCGCGCGCACCGCCGGCATCGGCCGCAGCGCCCCCGAACTGCAATGGGACCTGAACTACCTGCTCAAGCTCTGGAGCGCCATCGACGGCGCGGCCCGGGGTGGCAAGGGCGCCTTCCTGATCTACCAGGAATCGAGCCTGGTGATCCGTGCGATCCGCGACTACTTCAACAACGAGATCGGTGACATCCTCATCGACACCGACGACATCTACGAACAGGCGCAGCAGTTCATGGCGCACGTCATGCCCGAGCACGCCGCCCGGGTCAAGCGCTACCGCGACGACGCCCCGCTGTTCAGCCGCTTCCAGATCGAGCACCAGATCGAATCCGCCTATTCGCGCACCGTGACCCTGCCCTCGGGCGGCGCCGTGGTGATCGACCACACCGAGGCGCTGGTCTCGGTGGACGTGAACTCGGCGCGCGCCATCAAGGGCGGCGACATCGAGGAAACCGCCACGCGCACCAACCTCGAAGCCGCCGACGAAGTCGCGCGCCAGATGCGCCTGCGCGACCTGGGCGGGCTGATCGTCATCGACTTCATCGACATGGAAGAGTCGAAGAACCGCCGCGAGGTCGAGAACCGCCTGCGCGACGCGCTGCGCCAGGACCGCGCGCGCGTGCAGTTCGGCAGCATCAGCAAGTTCGGCCTGATGGAGATGAGCCGCCAGCGCCTCAAGCCCGCGCTGTCCGAAGGCGCGCACATCAACTGCCCGCGCTGCGGTGGCTCGGGCCACATCCGCGACACCGAGAGCTCGGCGCTGCAGATCCTGCGCATCATCCAGGAAGAGTCCATGAAGGACAACACCGCCGCCGTGCACTGCCAGGTGCCGGTGGAAGTGGCCTCGTTCCTGCTCAACGAGAAGCGCAACGAGATCGCCAAGATCGAACTCAAGCAGCGCGTGTCGGTGCTGATGGTGCCCAACAAGACGCTGGAGACGCCGCACTACAAGCTCGAGCGCCTCAAGCACGACGATCCGCGCCTGGAAAACCTCGATGCCAGCTACAAGCTGGCGGACGAGGTCGAGGCCAACACCGCCGTGACGCGCCGCTCGCAGGAGCCCACCAACAAGCAGACGCCGGTGATCAAGGGCGTGCTGCGCGATACGCCCGCTCCCGTGGCGGAACCACGTGCCGAAGCCGCGCCGGCCGCCACTGCGCGCACCGCTGCGCCGGGCGCCGGCACCGCTGCCCGTCCTGCACGCCCGGCCAATGCCGCGCCGCGCGCCCCGGTGCAGCGCGAGCAGGGCTTCTTTGCCTGGCTCAAGAACCTGTTCGGCTTCGGCACCCCGCCCGTGGCAGATACGCCGGTGGCGGCCACGCCCGAAGCGTCTGCCGCACGCGAAGCCCGTGAGGCCCGCCGCGAAGGCCGTCCGGGCGAAGGCCGCAACGGCGAGAGCCGCGGCCGCCGCGGCGAGCGCAACGGCCCGCGTGAAGGCGGCCGCGAAGCCAGCGAAGGCCGTGGCCGCCGCGGCGAACGCGCCGAAGGCCGCAATGGCCGTCCCGAAGGCGAGCGCAGCGGACGTCCGGAAGGCGAACGCAACGGCCGCAACCGCGGTGAACGTGGCGAGCGCGGCGAGCGCAACGAGCGCCGCGAGCAGGAAGCACGCCAGCCGCTGGAAGCCGCGGCGCATCTGGCACAGGTCGGCGCTGCCGAGAATGAAGTCTCCCTCGAGGCCGAAGGCCGCAGCGAGCGCGGCCCGCGCCGCGAACGCGGCGAGCGCGCCGAAGGCAACGGCCGCCGCGAACGTGGCGAGCGCGGTGAACGCGGCGAGCGCCGTGAACGCGCGCCCCGTTCCGTGGAAGCCCCCATTGCCGAAGGCCAGCCGCAGGACCGCCTGCCGCAGGATCGCCTGCCGCAGGACCGCCTGCCGCAAGACCTGAACGCGGCGGCGCAGGAGCCGCTGGCACAGGCCGAGGGCGAGGGCCAGCAGGCCCCCGCAGCCGGTGAAGGCGAACCCCGCCAGCGCCGTTCGCGCGACCGCTACGGCCGCGACCGCCGCGAGCGTGGCGAGCGCCCCGCGCGTGACGCTTCCGCGCAGCCGGCATTCGAAGCCAGCCAGCCGCCGGAACTGGACGCTCCCGTGTCCCTGCCCGAGCAGGCCGAAGTCGAGCCCGCACGCCGCAGCTACTTCAGCGCGCCCGCTGCAGGACCCGTGGCCGCAGCTCCGGCAGCACAGGCTCCCGTGGAGGCAGCAGCGCCAGTGGCTCCGGCTGCCGTGACGGAAGCTTCCGTGGTCGAGGATCGCGCGGTGCCGGCTTTCGTGGCGCAGGCCCCTGCCCCCGCTGCTGCGGTGCAAGAGCCTGTGGCCCCGGTGCTGGCGCCTGTGGCTGTTGCTCCTGTGGCGGCTCCTGCTCCCGCGGCGGCACCGGCTACCGCAGCGCCGGCTGCCGCAGCACCGGCTGCCGCAGCGCCGGCTGCCGCACCCACCGCATCCGGCCTGCCGCAGATCGCCAGCTTCACCCTGCCGCTCGATGCGCTGCAGGGCATTGCCCGCGAATCCGGCCTGGAATGGGTCAACTCGGATGCCGAGAAGATCGCTGCCGTGCAGGCCGCGATTGCAGCCGAGCCCAAGCCGGTGCACGTGCCGCGCGAGCGCCCTGCGCCCGTGGTGATCGACGAAGGTCCGCTGGTGCTGGTGGAGACCCGCCGTGACCTGCGCGAGATGACGCTGCCCTTCGAGCGGCAGTCCACCAACGCTTGAATGCGCTGACACCGGGGGCCTTCAGGGGCCCCTGGTTGTTTCTGGGCCTGTCTTTTCCTGTTCCGTTCTAGACCATGCTGCTTCTGCTGTCCCCCGCCAAATCCCTGGATTACGAATCGCCGCTGCCTGCCGGCCTGAAGCACACCCTGCCGCCTTTCGTGGCGCAATCGGCCGAGCTGATCGAGGTGCTGCGCCAGCAGACCCCGCAGTCGCTGGCCGCGCTGATGGGCCTGAGCGACAAGCTGGCCGCGCTGAATGTCGCGCGCTATGAAGCCTGGAGCCCCCGGTTCTCCGCGGAGAACGCGCGCCAGGCACTGTTTGCCTTCGACGGCGATGTCTACGAGGGCCTGGATGCCGGCACGCTGTCGGCAGACGACATTGCCTGGGCGCAGGAGCATCTGGCCATGCTCAGCGGCCTCTACGGCGTGCTGCGCCCGCTGGACCTGATGCAGCCCTACCGGCTGGAGATGGGCACGCGCCTGGAGAATGCCGCAGGCAGCAACCTCTATGCGTTCTGGGGCGCGCGCATTGCCGAGCATCTGAACCAGCGCCTGGAGGGCGAGGCCGAGCCGGTCGTGGTGAATCTGGCCTCGCAGGAGTATTTCAAGTCGGTGCAGCTGAAGCAGCTGCGCGCGCGCGTGGTCGAGTGCGTGTTCGAGGACTTCAAGGCCGGCAAGTACAAGATCATCAGCTTCCACGCCAAGCGCGCGCGCGGACTGATGGCGCGCCACGCCGTGCAGCAGCGCCTGACACGTCCCACCCAGTTGCAAGGGTTTGCCGCCGAGGGCTATGCTTTTGCCGAAGCCGCCTCGACGCCCGAACGCCTGGTCTTTCGCCGCAAGGCCGAATGACCGGCCCGGCCACTCCACCCGCCACAGCTCCTGCCTCCATGCCCTCCCGCTCCACCACGCAAGACCAAGCCGCCTCCCCGCAACTGCATGACTGGATCACCCAGCAGCGGCTGCTGGGCGTGCAGGACGGCCCGCTGCTCGCGGCCATGGTGGCCGCCGGCTGGAACGAAAGCGTGGCGCGCGAAGCCCTGGGCTCCGTAGCGGAAACCGCGATGGACGCCGTGACGGACGCCCCCGGCGAGGCCACGCGCGTGCAGGGTCTGCCCGAGCCGGAGCTCGCTGGCGAACCCGGCGCCATCGATGCCGGCGACCGTGAGGTGCGCGTGCTGATGAGCATGGACGCGCCGCGCGTGGTGCTGTTTGGCGAGATCCTTTCGGCGGATGAATGCGCGCAGCTGATCGATGCCGCGCGCCCGCGCCTGGCGCGCTCCCTGACGGTGGAAACCGCCTCGGGCGGCGAGGAGATCAACGCCGACCGCACCAGCGACGGCATGTTCTTCCAGCGCGGCGAACTGCCGCTGGTGCAGCGGCTCGAGGAGCGCATCGCGCGGCTGCTGAACTGGCCGCTGGAAAACGGCGAGGGCCTGCAGGTGCTGCGCTATGGCCCGGGCGCCGAGTACAAGCCGCACCACGATTATTTCGATCCCCACGAACCCGGCACCGCCAGCATCGTGCGCCGCGGCGGCCAGCGCGTGGGCACGCTGATCATCTATCTCAACGAGCCGGCGCAGGGCGGCGCCACCATCTTTCCCGAAGCCGGGCTGCAGGTGGTGCCGCAGCGCGGCCACGCGGTGTTCTTCAGCTACGCGCGCCCCGACCCGGCCACGCGCACCCTGCATGGCGGCATGCCCGTGATCCAGGGCGAGAAATGGATCGCCACCAAGTGGCTGCGCCAGGGCCGCTTCGACTGAAACCTCCTTTTCCCTCGCGGCCCCGCGCCGCGCCTCTCACGAGATTCCCGCATGAACACGCCTGAACATTCGCAGCTGGGCAAGACTTCCGCCTATACAGACCAGTACGACCCCAGCCTGCTGTTTCCGCTGCCGCGCGCCACCAAACGCGCCGAGCTCGGACTCACGGGCCAGACGCCCTTCTTCGGCGCCGATCTGTGGACCGCCTTCGAGCTGTCCTGGCTGAACCCGCGCGGCAAGCCGCAGGTGGCGCTCGCGCATGTGACGATTCCCTGCGAGACGCCGAACATCATCGAGAGCAAGTCCTTCAAGCTCTATCTCAACAGCTTCAACAACACGCGCCTTGCCGATGCCGGCGAAGTGCAGGCGCGGCTGCGCGCCGATCTGGGCGAGGCCGCCTGGCGCGGCAGCGAGCAGCGCGGCAGCGTCGGCGTGCAGCTGCTGCTGCCCGAGATGTTCGACCGCCAGCAGGTGCAGGAATTCGACGGCATCAGCCTCGACCGGCTGGACGTGGAATGCACGCACTGGCAGCCCGCGCCCGAGCTGCTGCGCGCCGACCACAGCGAGCCGGCCGTGACCGAGACGCTGACCAGCAACCTGCTCAAGAGCAATTGCCTGGTCACGGGCCAGCCCGACTGGGGCAGCGTGCAGATCCGCTACACCGGCGCGAAGATCGACGAGGAGCGCCTGCTGCAATACCTGGTGAGCTTTCGCAACCACAACGAATTCCACGAGCAGTGCGTGGAGCGCATCTTCATGGACATCTGGCAGCGCTGCGCGCCGCAGCGGCTGTCGGTGTATGCGCGCTATACGCGCCGCGGCGGGCTGGACATCAATCCGCTGCGCACCAGCCATCCGCAGGCGCTGCCGGCCAATATCCGCAACGCGCGGCAGTAGGGCCGGCGCCGGGGCACGGGTGCGGCGCCCCGCCTCAACCGAGCTTGAACACCGCCACCGAGCGCTGCAGCATCTGCGCGCGCTGGCCCAGCGAGACCGCCGACGCGGCCGACTCCTCGACCAGCGCCACGTTCTGCTGGGTCACCGCATCGAGCCGGGCCACGGCTTCGTTGACCTGCTCGATGCCCAGCGACTGCTCGCGCGTGGCGATGCTGATCTGGTGCACCAGGCCGCCCACGCGGTCCACGGCTGCCACCATGCCCTGGATGGTCTCGCCGGCCTGGGCCATGCGCGCGTTGCCGTCGCGGATACCGTCCACGGTGCTGTTGATCAGCACGCCGATTTCCTTGGCCGAGGCTGCGCTGCGCTGCGCCAGCGCGCGCACTTCGCCGGCCACGACCGCAAAGCCGCGCCCCTGTTCGCCGGCGCGCGCGGCTTCGACAGCGGCGTTCAGGGCCAGCAGATTGGTCTGGAAGGCAATGCTCTCGATGACGCCGATGATCTCTCGCATGCGCGTGGAGGAACTGCGGATGCGCTCCATCGACTCTCCGACCTCCTGGATGGCCGCGCCGCCATGGCTCGCGGCCTGGGTGCTGTGCTCGCTGGCGCCGGCCATGCGCTGGGCGGTATCGGCGGTCTGGCTGACGGTGCCCGAGAGCTGCTCCATCGAGGCTGCGGTCTGCTGCAGGTTGCCAGCCTGGATCTCGGTGCGCGCCGCCAGATCGATGCTGCCCTGGGCGATTTCCTGCGAGGTCCGCACAAAGCTGCGGGCATCGTGCAGCAGATCGCCGAGCACGGCGCGCAGATTGATCTGGATCTGCTGCATGCGGCGCAGCAGCGTCCCCGTCTCGCCGGGCGCACTGGCGTAGCGCGGGTCGGACGCGGTCATCAGATTGCAGCCCGCCAGGTCCGACGCCACGCGCTGCGCGGCGTCGAGGCCGGCGGCGCAGCGCGCGTGAAAGCGCCACAGCACCCAGCCCATGCCCAGCGCCAGCACGCCCACGCGCGTGCCCCAGGCTTGCGGGCCGGTCCACCCCAGCAGATCGGGCAGCAGCGCCAGCAACGCCACCAGCGCCAGCATGAGTGCCATGCGCGCCGTCAGCCCCAGGTCCTGCCAGCGGCTGTACAGACCGCGCCAGCCCAGATGGCGCAGTTCGCCGCCGCGCAGGCGCAGGGTCGGCCGGCCCGCAGCTTCCTCGGCGCGCAAGCGCGCATACAGGGCCTCGGCCTCTCGCACCGCAGCCGCATCGGGCTTGCTGCGCACCGACATGTAGCCGCGCGGCTTGCCGTTTTCCATGATCGGCGTGACATTGGCGCTGACCCAGTAATGATCGCCATTCTTGCGCCGGTTCTTGACCAGGCCGGTCCAGGGATAGCCATGGGCAATGGTGCGCCACATATCCTTGAAAGCCGCCTCGGGCATGTCGGGGTGGCGCACCAGGTTGTGCGGCTGCCCCATCAGTTCCTCGTAGGAGTAGCCGCTGACGCGCGCAAAGGCGGCATTGCAATGCGTGATCTCGCCCTTGGTGTTGGTGGTCGAGACCAGCAGTTCCTCCGCAGAAAAATCATGGTTGTTCTGGGTGACGGGCAAGTTGAGACGCATGCATTGGGTTCCTGGCTGGCAATTTCTGGGGCACGGTCATGCCGTGCAGGCCCACACACGGGCCAACCGGCGATCATCGCATGGCGCACCGGGCTTTGAAGGCTAGAAAAGCGGTGCCGTGAACGGGTCGGCACCGGCGCGTGCGCGCCGCGCCAGTGGCGCTGGCGAAGCCGCCTCCTCCCCCGCCTTCACCAGCGCCCCCACGCGCACGCCCAGCAGCCGCAGGCGCTGCGTCAACGGCACGCGCTTGAGGCACTGGCCGGCGGCGCGGCGGATGGAGGCGGCATCGGCGATGGGCAGCTCCAGCGTCATGTCGCGCGTGGCGATCCTGAAGTCGGCATAGCGCAGCTTGATGCCGATGGTGCGGCCCGAGTAGCCCTTGCGCTGCAGGTCGGCTGCCACCTGCTCGCACAGCGCCGTGAAGATGCGCGCGAGTTCCTCGCGGTCGCCCTGCGCATGCAGGTCGCGCTCGAAGGTGGTCTCGCGGCTCATGCTCACCGGCTCGCTCTCGGTGACGACGGGCCGGTCGTCGCGGCCCCAGGCGGCATCGTGCAGCCAGGCGCCATAGGCCTTGCCGAACTGCTGCACCAGCCAGCTGCGCGGGCGCGCCGCGAGATCGGCGATGGTCACGATGCCCAGCGCCCGCAGCTTCTCCTCGGACTTGGGGCCGATGCCGTTGATCTTGCGGCAGGCCAGCGGCCAGACCAGCTTCTCCAGGTCCTCGGCCTGCACGATGGAGATGCCATTGGGCTTGTTGAACTCGCTGGCCATCTTCGCCAGCAGCTTGTTGGGCGCCACGCCGATCGAGCAGGTGAGGCCCGTGGCCTCGGCGATCGCGCGCTGCATCAGCGTGGCCAGCGCGCGCCCGCCCTGGCGCTGGCCACCGGGCACATCGGTGAAATCGATGTAGACCTCGTCGACGCCGCGGTCCTCCATCAGCGGCGCCATCGACAGCACCACCTCCTTGAACAGCCGCGAAAAGCGCCGGTACTCGGCAAAATCGACGGGCAGCAAAATCGCCTGCGGACACAGCCGCGCGGCCTTCATCAGCCCCATGGCCGAGCCGATGCCGAACTGGCGCGCCGGGTAGGTGGCGGTGGTGATGACGCCGCGGCCGGTATAGTCCTTGAGCAGCGGGAATTCCTCGACGGGAATGGCCGACAGCGGCTGGCCGGCATGGCGCTGCAGCAGCGCGTCGTCGGGCCGGCGCCGGCTGCCGCCGATGACCAGCGGCAGGCCCTTGAGCTGCGGATAGCGCAGCAGCTCGACGGAGGCATAGAACGCGTCCATGTCGAGGTGGGCAATGCGGCGCGGCAGGGGCGTTTCGGCGCTTTCGGTCACCACCGGATTGTGCTTGCAGACGGACACGCGCGCCCGCGCGTGGTCAATACTCCAGCGTGACCAGGACCAATCCCAAGAGCATCAGCAGCATGCCGATCCTCTCCGGCCAGCTCAGCGGCTCGCGCAACACGCGGCGCGAGACCAGGTAGCTGAACACCACCTCGACCATGCCCAGCGTGCGCACGTGGGCCGCGCCCTGCAGCGCATAGGCGGTGAACCAGGCCATCGATGCCGCCGCGCCCATGCTGCCCGCCACCAGCGACACGCGCCAGGCGCGGAACACCGGCGCGATGCCGCCCGGATGCCGCCAGGCGATCCAGCCGCCCAGCACCAGCGACTGCAGCGTCTGCGCCAGCACCACGCCCCAGGCGCCGTTGATCCACGGCACCGGCTCGCCCAGCGCCAGCGCGCCGCCGCGAAAGCCGATCGCGGCAATCGCAAAGAAGGCGCCGCAGGCCAGGCCGTAGAGCGCCGAGCGGCTGAACCAGGCCGACAGCGACCAGCGCCTGTCGCGCGGCGGCAGCGACAGGATCAGCACCCCCAGCGTGGCGATCACCATGGCCGCCACGGCCAGCGCCGTCGGCAACTCGTGCAGGAACACGGTGCCAAACAGCGCCACCTGCAGCACCTCGGTCTTCGACAGCGTCACGGCGACGGCGAAGTTGCGCGCCTTCATGGCCAGCAGCAGCATGGCCGTGCCGCCCACCTGGAACAGCGCACCCAGTGCGATCCAGCCCAGGTAGGCAGGGCTGAAGTCGGGCAGCGTGCGCGGCGTGATCAGATACAGGAACCCGAGCCACAGGAGCGCAAAAGGCAGGCCGTAGAGAAAGCGCACCAGCGTCGCCGGCAGCGTGCCGATGGCCTGTGTCAGGGAGCGCTGCGCGGCGTTGCGCGCGGTCTGGGCCAGCGCCGCGAACAGCACCATCGGCACCCAGAGCCAGGACGAATCAAGGAGAAAGGAGGACATGCGAAAGGCCAGAAGACGGAGGAGGCTCCCCCTGCCCCGAGCATAGCGCCGGGCGCCCGTGCGCGGCTGCGCTTTTGGCGAGGCGCGCCGCAGC is a genomic window containing:
- a CDS encoding 2OG-Fe(II) oxygenase, whose translation is MPSRSTTQDQAASPQLHDWITQQRLLGVQDGPLLAAMVAAGWNESVAREALGSVAETAMDAVTDAPGEATRVQGLPEPELAGEPGAIDAGDREVRVLMSMDAPRVVLFGEILSADECAQLIDAARPRLARSLTVETASGGEEINADRTSDGMFFQRGELPLVQRLEERIARLLNWPLENGEGLQVLRYGPGAEYKPHHDYFDPHEPGTASIVRRGGQRVGTLIIYLNEPAQGGATIFPEAGLQVVPQRGHAVFFSYARPDPATRTLHGGMPVIQGEKWIATKWLRQGRFD
- the queF gene encoding NADPH-dependent 7-cyano-7-deazaguanine reductase QueF (Catalyzes the NADPH-dependent reduction of 7-cyano-7-deazaguanine (preQ0) to 7-aminomethyl-7-deazaguanine (preQ1) in queuosine biosynthesis), which translates into the protein MNTPEHSQLGKTSAYTDQYDPSLLFPLPRATKRAELGLTGQTPFFGADLWTAFELSWLNPRGKPQVALAHVTIPCETPNIIESKSFKLYLNSFNNTRLADAGEVQARLRADLGEAAWRGSEQRGSVGVQLLLPEMFDRQQVQEFDGISLDRLDVECTHWQPAPELLRADHSEPAVTETLTSNLLKSNCLVTGQPDWGSVQIRYTGAKIDEERLLQYLVSFRNHNEFHEQCVERIFMDIWQRCAPQRLSVYARYTRRGGLDINPLRTSHPQALPANIRNARQ
- a CDS encoding methyl-accepting chemotaxis protein, whose protein sequence is MRLNLPVTQNNHDFSAEELLVSTTNTKGEITHCNAAFARVSGYSYEELMGQPHNLVRHPDMPEAAFKDMWRTIAHGYPWTGLVKNRRKNGDHYWVSANVTPIMENGKPRGYMSVRSKPDAAAVREAEALYARLRAEEAAGRPTLRLRGGELRHLGWRGLYSRWQDLGLTARMALMLALVALLALLPDLLGWTGPQAWGTRVGVLALGMGWVLWRFHARCAAGLDAAQRVASDLAGCNLMTASDPRYASAPGETGTLLRRMQQIQINLRAVLGDLLHDARSFVRTSQEIAQGSIDLAARTEIQAGNLQQTAASMEQLSGTVSQTADTAQRMAGASEHSTQAASHGGAAIQEVGESMERIRSSSTRMREIIGVIESIAFQTNLLALNAAVEAARAGEQGRGFAVVAGEVRALAQRSAASAKEIGVLINSTVDGIRDGNARMAQAGETIQGMVAAVDRVGGLVHQISIATREQSLGIEQVNEAVARLDAVTQQNVALVEESAASAVSLGQRAQMLQRSVAVFKLG
- a CDS encoding Y-family DNA polymerase, encoding MDAFYASVELLRYPQLKGLPLVIGGSRRRPDDALLQRHAGQPLSAIPVEEFPLLKDYTGRGVITTATYPARQFGIGSAMGLMKAARLCPQAILLPVDFAEYRRFSRLFKEVVLSMAPLMEDRGVDEVYIDFTDVPGGQRQGGRALATLMQRAIAEATGLTCSIGVAPNKLLAKMASEFNKPNGISIVQAEDLEKLVWPLACRKINGIGPKSEEKLRALGIVTIADLAARPRSWLVQQFGKAYGAWLHDAAWGRDDRPVVTESEPVSMSRETTFERDLHAQGDREELARIFTALCEQVAADLQRKGYSGRTIGIKLRYADFRIATRDMTLELPIADAASIRRAAGQCLKRVPLTQRLRLLGVRVGALVKAGEEAASPAPLARRARAGADPFTAPLF
- a CDS encoding DMT family transporter; this translates as MSSFLLDSSWLWVPMVLFAALAQTARNAAQRSLTQAIGTLPATLVRFLYGLPFALLWLGFLYLITPRTLPDFSPAYLGWIALGALFQVGGTAMLLLAMKARNFAVAVTLSKTEVLQVALFGTVFLHELPTALAVAAMVIATLGVLILSLPPRDRRWSLSAWFSRSALYGLACGAFFAIAAIGFRGGALALGEPVPWINGAWGVVLAQTLQSLVLGGWIAWRHPGGIAPVFRAWRVSLVAGSMGAAASMAWFTAYALQGAAHVRTLGMVEVVFSYLVSRRVLREPLSWPERIGMLLMLLGLVLVTLEY